A single genomic interval of Penicillium psychrofluorescens genome assembly, chromosome: 2 harbors:
- a CDS encoding uncharacterized protein (ID:PFLUO_002915-T1.cds;~source:funannotate) — translation MSDAYEREQQNNALLNSLSSKVSALRSVTIDIHDNARDQDTLDHSSEVFSSFSTNLKGSATRLTMMAKQGDTVAVLKIAGMCIAAGILVYMILGWIF, via the exons ATGAGCGACGCCTACGAGCGCGAGCA ACAAAACAATGCCCTCCTCAACTCTCTTTCATCAAAGGTCTCCGCTCTCCGGTCCGTGACGATCGATATCCATGACAATGCGCGGGACCAAGACACCCTCGATCACTCG AGCGAAGTCTTCTCCTCATTCTCGACGAACCTGAAAGGCAGCGCCACTCGACTGACAATGATGGCAAAGCAAGGTGACACGGTCGCTGTCCTCAAAATTGCCGGGATGTGCATCGCGGCGGGAATATTGGTTTATATGATCCTGGGCTGGATCTTTTGA
- a CDS encoding uncharacterized protein (ID:PFLUO_002917-T1.cds;~source:funannotate), with protein sequence MDVNSNSAASFSATLDPIAVAARGNEVKGLEIFQKTTDDFTLPRVKELMSEMNADQPSGGSDMAYGKADSQILRFWKANPAKSSKSSKAPIVLFVHGGSWRSGTYLDSIGSAKIGYFVDKGYAFATVNYTLIPSVTVEEQVQEVANSINYLVENETRLDIDPKRFILMGHSSGAHVVTLLGTDTSYLERAGTSISIVQAVIALDGSNYNAAAEILDNPGPIADNMIYGFGTDLKRLTAVSPTCHAHAPNAGAFLLLHAHRHGDIRQAVELAAALNAAGTDTTLHVFEGQGFEGHIQMLLRLGDPTYPATAVMENWLKIHVPVI encoded by the coding sequence ATGGACGTCAATTCTAATTCCGCAGCCAGCTTCTCGGCTACGCTCGACCCTATAGCCGTGGCGGCTAGAGGAAATGAGGTTAAAGGTCTcgagatcttccagaagaCAACAGACGACTTTACGCTACCCAGGGTCAAGGAGCTCATGTCTGAAATGAACGCAGATCAGCCTAGCGGAGGTTCCGACATGGCATACGGAAAGGCAGATTCCCAGATTCTTCGCTTTTGGAAGGCCAATCCAGCCAAATCTTCTAAATCATCCAAAGCTCCGATTgtcctcttcgtccatggcggcagTTGGCGCTCGGGGACTTATTTGGACTCTATTGGGTCCGCCAAAATTGGCTATTTCGTTGACAAGGGTTATGCCTTTGCTACGGTCAACTATACACTTATCCCCTCTGTAACGGTGGAAGAGCAAGTACAAGAAGTGGCCAACTCGATCAACTATCTAGTGGAAAACGAGACTAGACTCGACATTGATCCTAAACGGTTCATTTTGATGGGGCACAGTTCCGGCGCCCATGTTGTCACTTTGTTAGGAACTGATACGAGCTACCTGGAGCGAGCGGGAACTAGTATTTCCATTGTGCaggccgtcatcgccctGGACGGCTCCAACTACAATGCCGCGGCTGAGATTCTCGACAATCCAGGCCCAATTGCGGACAACATGATTTATGGGTTCGGTACCGATCTGAAGCGACTAACTGCCGTGTCACCTACTTGTCATGCCCATGCACCTAATGCCGGCGCGTTCCTGCTTCTCCACGCTCATCGACATGGGGACATCCGTCAGGCAGTCGAACTAGCCGCGGCTCTAAACGCTGCAGGTACCGATACTACGTTGCATGTGTTTGAAGGGCAGGGATTCGAAGGCCATATTCAAATGCTGCTTCGATTGGGGGATCCGACCTATCCTGCCACGGCCGTGATGGAAAACTGGCTCAAGATCCACGTTCCAGTGATTTGA
- a CDS encoding uncharacterized protein (ID:PFLUO_002916-T1.cds;~source:funannotate): MVRARQYQALAAGIALVLGLWFMLAWFHDLNILRPNKDDYLDAFDGKMPPVPHYQPGEPPFQSHKIDEQQPQSGGAVDGSIPADDNLKEDVMVKADIPEMDPAENAQSAPSPSPVSALGKPTPLMGSATPTPSHSWYGDWNSAWDDRGTWPKLPRPSNSTSSTHSAVLSLATAHISHSTMKQYIYSIMDFRNNPIYNRISCPSNIGSRYKLLRGEAAHGGQVRYFFALNLHQSRLVLPRLMSSIVEAMRFLGPEHCAISVVEGRSTDGTDEILRALKPQVEAMGGRFFLKHSSIHPKKDDMDRIKALAELRNAALAPLKADDGTKKMGGMFSPDAVVIFLNDIALCPEDILELVYQHVNQDSHMTCAFDWIFNGTKFYDSWVSRSLAGNSFFEVPHDGSWAYSKDLFFDDPYSRKRYEAFRPLQVYSCWGGMVVLDAAPFVTERVKFRSSRTDECYMGEPMLLAKDLFRHGLGKIMAVPSVNVAYNDDEALGTKTRRGYVADHVNVSRSLMTNEEFVEWQLAPPPMVKCLPKFNEPSWVPPI, from the coding sequence ATGGTGAGAGCCCGACAATACCAGGCCCTGGCGGCCGGCATCGCCCTAGTCCTCGGTCTATGGTTCATGCTGGCGTGGTTTCACGACTTGAACATCCTCAGACCGAATAAGGATGACTACCTCGACGCTTTTGATGGTAAAATGCCACCAGTACCGCACTACCAGCCGGGCGAACCGCCATTCCAATCGCACAAGATAGACGAACAGCAGCCTCAAAGCGGTGGTGCTGTTGACGGCTCTATCCCTGCAGATGACAATTTGAAGGAGGACGTGATGGTGAAGGCGGATATTCCGGAAATGGACCCTGCCGAGAATGCCCAGtcagcgccatcgccgtctccTGTCTCTGCCTTGGGAAAGCCGACGCCACTGATGGGAAGCGCAACGCCAACGCCTTCGCACTCTTGGTATGGAGATTGGAACTCCGCGTGGGACGACAGGGGGACTTGGCCGAAGCTCCCGAGGCCTAGCAACTCGACATCTTCAACACACTCGGCAGTACTATCGTTGGCAACAGCTCATATCTCGCACTCCACGATGAAACAGTACATCTACTCGATCATGGATTTCCGAAACAACCCCATCTACAACCGCATCTCATGCCCGTCAAATATCGGATCGCGGTATAAGCTACTACGCGGAGAGGCCGCACACGGGGGTCAGGTGCGATACTTTTTCGCGCTGAACCTGCACCAGTCTCGGCTGGTGCTTCCACGGCTGATGAGCAGCATCGTCGAGGCGATGCGGTTCCTGGGACCGGAGCACTGCGCCATCTCCGTGGTCGAGGGACGGTCCACGGACGGCACGGATGAAATTCTGCGGGCGCTGAAACCGCAAGTCGAGGCTATGGGGGGTCGATTCTTCCTCAAGCACAGCAGCATCCACCCAAAGAAAGACGACATGGACCGCATTAAagcgctggcggagctgcgGAATGCAGCACTGGCACCGTTGAAGGCTGATGATGGGACGAAAAAAATGGGCGGAATGTTCTCGCCCGACGCGGTTGTGATTTTCCTCAACGATATCGCGCTGTGTCCGGAGGATATCCTCGAGCTGGTGTACCAGCACGTGAACCAAGACTCACACATGACATGTGCCTTCGACTGGATCTTCAACGGGACCAAATTCTACGACTCCTGGGTCTCGCGGTCACTGGCGGGCAACTCATTCTTCGAGGTCCCGCACGACGGGTCGTGGGCCTATAGCAAGGATTTATTCTTCGACGACCCGTACAGCCGGAAGCGGTACGAAGCGTTCCGTCCGCTGCAGGTTTACTCCTGCTGGGGAGGGATGGTCGTGCTTGACGCAGCCCCGTTCGTCACGGAGAGAGTCAAGTTCCGCTCTTCCAGGACAGACGAGTGTTACATGGGCGAGCCCATGCTGCTTGCGAAGGATCTTTTTCGGCACGGCCTCGGCAAGATCATGGCTGTGCCGTCTGTTAATGTTGCGTACAACGATGACGAGGCGTTAGGTACCAAGACTAGGCGTGGGTATGTTGCTGACCATGTTAATGTGTCACGCTCTCTCATGACCAACGAGGAGTTTGTCGAGTGGCAGCTCGCGCCACCGCCCATGGTGAAATGTCTCCCGAAATTTAATGAACCGTCCTGGGTGCCGCCGATATGA
- a CDS encoding uncharacterized protein (ID:PFLUO_002914-T1.cds;~source:funannotate), which produces MQTIQSYDQTFRKSNPNCIVIWHSVCILLTVDINTLERGAGRDGPEAMHEGRQALARWAQTPSARRSCLHAAQTFRTLSHRKPADGTAFQSVRALFMSALVLGLYILMGPTYERTGESGVFDLADTEVNWIEVGDEGVSNSGLPDPSHPLIQNEVENPAVYFIRHGGPILFSGKIYHPGARHAQRMILDFAELLDEVGTHWMADYPRLLYMVNDTMGNPRT; this is translated from the coding sequence ATGCAGACTATCCAGTCCTACGACCAGACATTTCGCAAGTCGAATCCAAATTGCATCGTCATATGGCACAGCGTGTGCATTCTCTTGACCGTTGATATCAATACCCTGGAACGCGGCGCTGGTCGGGACGGTCCAGAGGCAATGCATGAGGGGCGTCAAGCTCTTGCTCGCTGGGCACAAACTCCTAGCGCACGGCGGTCATGCCTGCATGCCGCTCAGACATTTCGCACCTTGTCCCATCGAAAACCGGCCGATGGAACGGCTTTCCAATCCGTTCGCGCTTTGTTTATGTCTGCTCTCGTGCTCGGGCTATACATCTTAATGGGCCCGACATACGAGAGGACTGGTGAAAGTGGTGTTTTTGACTTGGCAGATACGGAGGTTAATTGGATAGAGGTTGGGGATGAAGGGGTTTCCAATTCTGGTTTGCCAGATCCGAGTCACCCACTCATCCAGAATGAAGTGGAGAATCCAGCCGTCTACTTCATCCGCCATGGTGGAcccatcctcttctccgGCAAAATATACCACCCGGGAGCTCGGCACGCGCAACGCATGATATTGGACTTTGCCGAACTGTTAGATGAAGTGGGTACACACTGGATGGCAGATTATCCGCGTCTGCTATACATGGTGAATGATACCATGGGGAACCCAAGGACATGA
- a CDS encoding uncharacterized protein (ID:PFLUO_002913-T1.cds;~source:funannotate) translates to MSHSFSISYVKEMEVHLDANVKILKEKISSYAAKHEVFDLKKALQYYVIDTLGELAFSQTFGVQVTDDETRVPPVIEHSLLAAVTGAWPLMTTNLKKWLPLIPHKGLQALFKGRKDCADLASRCVQNRLGAMNTKGDGNKDSSERKDILTNLILAKHPDTGKNLTQVDLETEAFGFMNAHNQR, encoded by the exons ATGTCCCATAGCTTCTCGATAAGCTATGTCAAAGAGATGGAAGTGCATCTCGACGCAAACGTCAAGATTCTCAAAGAGAAAATATCATCATATGCCGCAAAGCACGAGGTGTTTGATCTCAAAAAGGCTCTCCAATACTATGTTATTGATACATTGGGCGAGCTAGCTTTCAGTCAAACATTCGGTGTCCAAGTCACTGATGACGAAACCCGAGTGCCTCCTGTTATTGAACATAGCCTGCTTGCGGCAGTTACAGGCGCCTGGCCGTTGATGACCACAAATCTCAAGAAGTGGCTTCCATTGATTCCTCACAAAGGCCTGCAAGCATTGTTCAAGGGCCGCAAGGATTGCGCAGATCTCGCATCTCGATGTGTACAAAACAGGCTGGGCGCTATGAACACCAAGGGTGATGGAAACAAGGACAGTTCAGAAAGAAAGGACATCCTTACCAACTTGATTCTGGCGAAGCATCCAGACACAGGCAAAAACCTCACCCAAGTCGACCTAGAGACAGAAGCCTTTGGATTCAT GAACGCACACAACCAGCGCTAG